Proteins co-encoded in one Longimicrobium sp. genomic window:
- a CDS encoding DUF4173 domain-containing protein: MSESTLPAVAATERLPLSPRTRHGLGVTGAALALGVLGDALLRPIPWGANVTLWVIALVAAAAALQRWTETDDAYAGWMPVALTVAALMAWRDSPALKALDLTALCVILGLAVYHARGGSVRVAGLARYGAGLLEAMFMAVFGAGLLVSSDVRWRELPREGWTRHALAAARGIAIAIPLLLLFGSLLVAADAAFDSLVTSTFSLDVPLATSHLLLALLFAWLAAGVLRGLVLRPQAAPQLPAGTVAPPPLPAPSLGIVEIATVLGLLDALFLTFVVVQLPHFFGSYADLVAPGTATFSAYARRGFFELCAVAGLALPLLMGMHWLLRKQEPRAERIFRVAAGAMVALVFVIIASALHRMGLYLSAYGLTELRVYTTAFMLWLTAVFAWFGWTVLRGRRERFAFGALTAAVETVVLLHVANPDALIVRVNAARHASPVRFDALYAASLSGDAVPALLRRLDAVPADGRCTVASRLLGAWSGAGEDWRAWSLGRSRAVAAVKAREAELRSACPAPAGRS; the protein is encoded by the coding sequence ATGAGCGAATCGACCCTTCCCGCCGTCGCGGCCACCGAGCGGCTGCCGCTGAGCCCGCGCACCCGCCACGGCCTGGGCGTCACCGGCGCGGCGCTGGCGCTGGGCGTGCTCGGCGACGCGCTGCTGCGGCCGATCCCGTGGGGCGCCAACGTGACGCTGTGGGTGATCGCGCTCGTGGCCGCCGCCGCCGCGCTGCAGCGGTGGACGGAGACGGACGACGCGTACGCGGGGTGGATGCCGGTCGCGCTCACCGTGGCCGCGCTGATGGCGTGGCGCGACTCGCCGGCGCTGAAGGCGCTCGACCTGACCGCGCTGTGCGTGATCCTGGGGCTCGCGGTCTACCACGCGCGCGGCGGCAGCGTCCGCGTCGCCGGGCTGGCGCGCTACGGCGCGGGGCTGCTGGAGGCGATGTTCATGGCCGTCTTCGGCGCCGGGCTCCTCGTCTCGAGCGACGTGCGCTGGCGCGAGCTCCCGCGCGAGGGGTGGACGCGCCACGCGCTGGCGGCCGCGCGCGGCATCGCCATCGCCATCCCCCTGCTCCTGCTGTTCGGCTCGCTGCTGGTGGCGGCGGACGCGGCGTTCGACTCGCTCGTCACCTCCACCTTCAGCCTCGACGTGCCGCTGGCGACCTCGCATCTCCTGCTCGCGCTTCTCTTTGCGTGGCTGGCGGCGGGGGTGCTGCGGGGACTGGTGCTCCGTCCCCAGGCCGCGCCGCAGCTCCCGGCGGGGACCGTCGCGCCGCCGCCGCTCCCCGCGCCGTCGCTGGGGATCGTGGAGATCGCGACGGTGCTGGGGCTGCTGGACGCGCTCTTCCTCACCTTCGTGGTCGTGCAGCTGCCGCACTTCTTCGGCAGCTACGCCGACCTGGTGGCGCCGGGGACGGCCACCTTCAGCGCCTACGCGCGGCGCGGGTTCTTCGAGCTGTGCGCGGTGGCCGGGCTGGCGCTGCCGCTGCTGATGGGGATGCACTGGCTGCTGCGGAAGCAGGAGCCGCGTGCCGAGCGCATCTTCCGCGTGGCCGCGGGGGCGATGGTGGCGCTGGTGTTCGTGATCATCGCCTCGGCGCTGCACCGGATGGGATTGTACCTGAGCGCGTACGGGCTGACCGAGCTGCGCGTGTACACCACCGCGTTCATGCTCTGGCTGACGGCGGTGTTCGCATGGTTCGGCTGGACGGTGCTGCGCGGCCGGCGCGAGCGCTTCGCCTTCGGCGCGCTGACGGCGGCGGTGGAGACGGTGGTGCTGCTGCACGTGGCGAATCCCGACGCGCTGATCGTGCGGGTGAACGCCGCGCGCCACGCCTCGCCGGTGCGCTTCGACGCGCTGTACGCCGCCTCGCTCAGCGGCGACGCCGTTCCCGCGCTGCTGCGGCGGCTGGACGCCGTGCCGGCGGACGGGCGCTGCACGGTCGCGTCGAGGCTGCTGGGCGCGTGGAGCGGCGCTGGCGAGGACTGGCGCGCGTGGAGCCTGGGCCGCTCGCGCGCCGTGGCGGCGGTGAAGGCGCGCGAGGCCGAGCTGCGCTCCGCCTGCCCCGCGCCGGCGGGGCGTTCGTGA
- a CDS encoding NAD(P)/FAD-dependent oxidoreductase, whose protein sequence is MSDYDVVVIGAGLAGLETARRLAERGLRVLLADQKTALDRAVHTTGIFVRRTLEDFDLSDDCLGPPVRHVVLYSPRGRALPLESAATEFRVGRMGALYGRMLDACAAAGVAWAPGTRFAGVLDDGTHSIVLLETGSRGWSVRARFVVGADGASSRVASALGLSENREWIVGVEEVFRVTTDGPPCFHCWIDPGLAPGYLAWVVADGEEVHLGVGGYAARFRPAEALRRFRERVQDRFGLRGMIADERRGGRIPVGGVLPRIASTRGLLVGDAAGAVSPLTAGGLDPCIRLSALAARVTGDFLETGNPAALAPYAGNAFRRRFRSRLAMRRVLSAVRSPLAAELACAALRSPLLRPLASHVFFGRGSFPDTGEERGVIPITPRSVKPGRAQEASVA, encoded by the coding sequence GTGAGCGACTACGACGTGGTGGTGATCGGCGCCGGGCTGGCGGGGCTGGAGACGGCGCGACGGCTGGCGGAGCGCGGCCTGCGCGTCCTCCTCGCCGACCAGAAGACGGCGCTCGACCGCGCGGTGCACACGACGGGGATCTTCGTCCGCCGCACGCTGGAGGACTTCGACCTGTCCGACGACTGCCTCGGCCCGCCCGTGCGCCACGTGGTGCTCTACTCGCCGCGCGGCCGCGCGCTGCCGCTGGAGAGCGCGGCGACGGAGTTCCGCGTGGGCCGGATGGGCGCGCTCTACGGGCGGATGCTGGACGCGTGCGCCGCCGCGGGCGTGGCGTGGGCGCCGGGGACCCGCTTCGCGGGGGTGCTGGACGACGGGACGCACAGCATCGTCCTGCTGGAGACCGGTTCGCGGGGATGGAGCGTCCGCGCGCGCTTCGTCGTCGGCGCGGACGGGGCGAGCTCGCGCGTGGCCTCCGCGCTGGGGCTCTCCGAGAATCGCGAGTGGATCGTCGGCGTGGAGGAGGTGTTCCGCGTAACCACGGACGGGCCGCCGTGCTTCCACTGCTGGATCGATCCCGGGCTGGCGCCCGGCTACCTCGCCTGGGTGGTCGCGGACGGCGAGGAGGTGCACCTGGGCGTGGGCGGCTACGCGGCGCGCTTCCGCCCCGCCGAGGCGCTGCGCCGCTTCCGCGAGCGCGTGCAGGACCGCTTCGGGCTACGTGGGATGATCGCGGACGAGCGGCGCGGCGGACGCATCCCCGTGGGCGGCGTGCTCCCGCGCATCGCGTCGACCCGCGGGCTGCTGGTGGGCGATGCGGCCGGCGCCGTCTCCCCCCTGACCGCGGGGGGACTGGATCCCTGCATCCGCCTTTCCGCCCTGGCCGCGCGCGTCACGGGCGACTTCCTGGAGACGGGAAATCCCGCCGCGCTGGCGCCGTACGCGGGGAACGCGTTCCGCCGCCGCTTCCGCTCGCGCCTGGCGATGCGCCGCGTCCTCTCCGCGGTGCGGTCTCCCCTGGCCGCCGAGCTCGCGTGCGCGGCGCTGCGGTCGCCGCTGCTGCGGCCGCTGGCATCGCACGTCTTCTTCGGCCGCGGCTCGTTCCCCGACACGGGCGAGGAGCGCGGCGTCATCCCCATCACCCCGCGCTCCGTGAAGCCGGGGCGCGCGCAGGAGGCATCCGTCGCATGA